The Macaca fascicularis isolate 582-1 chromosome 5, T2T-MFA8v1.1 genome segment ttaacttttaaggaTTTTAGAGTTGGAAATCTGCTTGGTAAAGGATCATTTGCTGGTGTCTACAGAGCTGAGTCCATTCACACTGGTTTGGAAGTTGCAATCAAAATGGTAAGAATAAACTAATCAACTTCTCTCCTGTACTTTGCAAGTAACTAGAGAGGTATCAGAGATGTAAGAAACTCCTTACCCACCAGCCTTTCCTTTGATTATGGTGTAAGGAACACTTTGCATAGGCAGAAGACAATAGTGCCAAGTCCAGCCGTTGAACTTAAGACTATTTTAGGAAAGCCTTGACCTTGCTTAAATAAGTTTTATCTTCATTAATGTTCAGTAGACCTCGTTTATGGTGTAATTATCCATACTTGGAGTAATTAGTAGAAATCAACTAACAAATAATTTGTTTGTAAGAGTTCATTGTGtataattctgtattttcctgtaacaataaaaaatattattcttgatTGTTAGAAGTCAGTCTAATAGGAGTAACATAAACATAAGCAAATTAAGAATCATTTGTCAGCCgggtgggtggctcacgcctgtaaccttaacactttgggaggctgaggcaggtggatcgcctgagctcaggagtttgaaaacaactgtgcaacatggtgaaacctcctctctaccaaaaatacaaaaattagctggtgcgggcacggtggcacatgcctgtaatcccagtactttgggaggccgaggcgggtggatcccctgaggtcggtagttcaagaccagcctgactaacatggagaaaccccgtctctactaaaaataccaaattagccgagtgtggtggcacatacctgtaatcccagctactctggaggctgagcaggagaattgcttgaatccgggaggcagaggttgtggtgagccgagatcgcaccattgcactccagcccagacaacaagagcaaaactccatctcaaaaaaaaaaaaaaaaattagccgggtgtggcggcacgtgcctgtggccccagctactcaggaggctgaggtgggaggattgcttccgcctgggaggttgaggctgcagtgaactgtgatcatgtcgctgcactccagcctaggtgacagagtgaaaccctgtcttttaaaaaaaaaaaaaatcatttatctaAACCACTTAGAAAAAGaagtggaggccgggcgcggtggctcaagcctgtaatcccagcactttggaaggccgagacgggcggatcacgaggtcaggagatcgagaccatcctggctaacacggtgaaaccccatctctattaagaaatacaaaaaactagccgggcgaggtggcgggcgcctgtagtcccagctactcgggaggctgaggccggagaatggcgtaaacccgggaggcggaccttgcagtgagctgagatccggccactgcactccagcctgggtgacagagcgagactccgtctcaaaaaaaaaaaaaaaaaaaaaaaaagaaaaagaaaaagaaaaagaaatggaggttttgctttaaaatttgcctgaattgggatttttttttttcttacagttagGCTGATTGTGCTATTAGATTATTTAAATTGAGATGGGATATTAGAATTAATTGGGCAAACTTTTACCAAGCATCCTCTCTGCCAAGCACTCTGCTAGGTGCATGAGGAAAACAGGTAACAGTAGGTTGACCGCAAAGACATATAAAAGGACTTCagtctattttaaattaaagtatactttattttcaaagttcaCTTTTAACCAGTTTACATTTGAAAGTCTGTCAACATTTAAACCTGTTATTTTTAGATAGATAAGAAAGCCATGTACAAAGCAGGAATGGTACAGAGAGTCCAAAATGAGGTGAAAATACATTGCCAATTGAAGCATCCTTCTATCTTGGAGGTAAGATACAAATTTTGTAGAAGTGACCAAGGACAgtgaatttttgaatattttaatttattatgcCCTTTCACATTTCAGCTTTATAACTATTTTGAAGATAGCAATTATGTATATCTGGTATTAGAAATGTGCCATAATGGAGAAATGAACAGGTATCTAAAGAATAGAGTGAAACCCTTCTCAGAAAATGAAGGTAGGcgtctgtttttgtttgttttgtttgggtggataaaagttttgcattttaaagtgTAGTTTTGAGGAATAtgctattttgtaatatatagtAAAACTGTTTGAATTGTTACTTTCAGCTAGAAAAGATTTCCTCCATCCCAAGCTGCTAATTCTTAAAACAATTCAATTATTACAGTAGCAAAGTAAGAAATTTGTTACCCTTCTgtccttaaaacattttaaattaaattattggcAGCAGTTTACtgtgtattttttcaaatgtagTAAGCTTTTTAGGATGCCATTGGTGACTATAAAGTAGTTCTAAATCAAGCACAAATAGCCATTGAAACTGTTTATTATAGAAAACATGAAACATGCAAGTAGTGTTCTATAATGAGTCCCCTGAACTTAacactcagcttcccaaactagTGACTCATGGTCATATTATTTCATCTTTACCGTTTTTACTACCCTGATTTTCCAAAGTATTTTGACGCAAATTATAGAcatatttttaactataaatatttcaaaatatagatttctttaaaaacatagcCACAAAGTCATTATCACACCTAATAATTCTTTACTATCAAATATATAGCTTCAGATTTCCTCAATTTCTCATGATTTTTTGCAGTTCAAAGCTGAACCAAATAAGGTCTATACATTAACACAAATTATTGTTTTCAAGTTATCTTGCTCTGctaactgagattacagacagGCTAACAGAAGTAGTTGCTGATAGGCTTCTTGTACATCTGAATCTATATAAGCCATTTGGAAAACAATGGGCATAACATTAGTTACGggaatatttatattctttgacTCAGGTTCCATTGTTAGACGTTTATTGCAAAGAAATaatgcaaattgaaaaaaaatgatactCATATTGATAATGACTACTGCATTTTTTTATAATACTTCATAAAAAAGGCcttattaggccgggcgcagtggctcacgcctgtaatcccagcactttgggaggctgaggcaggtagatcacctgaggtcaggagttcgagaccagcctggccaacatggtgaagccctgtctctaataaaaatgcaaaaattagccgagcatggtggctcatgcctgtaatcccagctacttgggaggctgaggtggttggatcacaaggtccggagatcaagaccatcctagccgacatggtgaaaccccgtctctactgaaaatacaaaaaaattagctgggtgtggttgtactctcctgtaatccctgctactcgggaagctgaggcaggagaattgcttgaaccctggaggcagagattgcagtgagctgagattgtgccactgcactccagcctggtgacagcaagactccatcctaaaaaaaaaaaaacttacaaactGAGTACTTGGGAGAGTTTGGGGGACATCGATGGAactttagctttttcttttttttaacaattagaaTATATGTATGAAATGTTTGtgcaattgtttttctttttttttttttatttgagacagagtcctgctctgtcgcccaggctggagtgcagtagcgctatcttggctcactgcaagctcctcctcccgtgttcatgccattctcctgcctcagcctcctgagtagctgggactgcaggcacctaccacagcgcccagctaatttttctgtattttttgtagagatggggtttcactgtgttagccagaatgctctcgatctcctgacctcgtgatctgcccatctcagcctcccaaagtgctgggattacaggcgtgagccactgtgcctggcccagtgtgCAACTGTTTTTCTTAATTGCCATGGTTACCCTAATGACTCTTaattgctaaaaaaaattaagcttctCTTAACTGCATGTAAAACACTCATCAGTTGGAAAGAACAAAGATTAAAAGGAATGCTTAGTTTTCTTAAAGGTTGATATGATATCTTTAGAGTGGTGTGATGGTACCACTCTGGTAATTGCTGGTAATTAAAATGACTGGTAAATCTAAGCTCCAAGCCAGTGTTCTACTACAATGCTGGAATATTGTAGTAGAACATTTACCTGGGTTTCATAATGTATACTAAATACTAGATGCTGAATCTTCCAGAGTTTCCAAATTGtaaattatccttttttaaaTCCTAACAGCTCGACACTTCATGCACCAGATCATTACAGGGATGTTGTATCTTCATTCTCATGGTATACTACACCGGGACCTCACACTTTCTAACCTCTTACTTACTCGTAATATGAACATCAAGATTGCTGATTTTGGGCTGGCAACTCAGTTGAAAATGCCACATGAAAAGCACTATACATTATGTGGAACTCCTAACTACATTTCACCAGAAATTGCCACTCGAAGTGCACATGGCCTTGAATCTGATGTTTGGTCCCTGGGCTGTATGTTTTATACATTACTTATCGGGAGACCACCCTTTGACACTGACACAGTCAAGAACACATTAAATAAAGTAGTATTGGCAGATTATGAAATGCCAACTTTTTTGTCAATAGAGGCCAAGGACCTTATTCACCAGTTACTCCGTAGAAATCCAGCAGATCGTTTAAGTCTGTCTTCAGTATTGGACCATCCTTTTATGTCCCAAAATTCTTCAACGAAAAGTAAAGATTTAGGAACTGTGGAAGACTCAATTGATAGTGGGCATGCCACAATTTCTACTGCAATTACAGCTTCTTCCAGTACCAGTATAAGTGGTAGTTTATTTGACAAAAGAAGACTTTTGATTGGTCAGCCACTCCCAAATAAAATGACTGTATTTCCAAAGAATAAAagttcaaatgatttttcttcttcaggagATGGAAGCAGTTTTTATACTCAGTGGGGAAATCAAGAAACCAGTAATAGTGGAAGGGGAAGAGTAATTCAAGATGCAGAAGAAAGGCCACATTCTCGATACCTTCGTAGAGCTTATTCCTCTGATAGATCTGGCACTTCTAATAGTCAATCTCGAGCAAAAACATATACAATGGAACGATGTCACTCAGCAGAAATGCTTTCAATGTCCAAAAGATTAGGAGGAGGTGAAAATGAAGAGAGATACTCACCCACAAACAACAATGCCaacatttttaacttctttaaagaaaagaCATCCAGTAGTTCTGGATCTTTTGAAAGACCTGATAACAATCAAGCACTGTAAGAATAACTCTATCAAAGACATTTTGGTTTTTGTAACGTTATACTAGTATAAATATGAAGCTGCATCTAAGCGGGGGGTTACCAGGGAAATgaatgtctaaaaaaaaaaacaaaaacactcataTGGATTTTGACCTATGGTTAACAGTCTTAAAAGGAGTGTGTGTGTTCATGAATGTGTTTATAAAATTGTTTAATATTTGGAAATTCttagtcttattttttaattttatatggaGTGAGTCTCCAGTGCAAAGTATCATATATATTAGTCATGCCTTACCCCCAAAGTACTTTAATAATAACTGTATACATAGATAGAAAAGCTGAGCCTGAGTGTTCATAACACTGACTTCTTCCAACATGAAAACTAATTTTTAGTGACTGTAGtgtgtgattttttctttttctgttcattttatgatttttatgctTAAATTATAAGAGGGCAGTAGCCACATAGAAATGCTGTCAAAGTACCCTGGGCATTTTGGCATGGGAGTTTAGCTTTTTAGAGATAGCATAGTTATGCCAATATTGTTTTCTATAGTTATTCTAAAATGTTCAGGTATTCAAATCAGAAGAAatccttttctaatatttttaccttaaaaagttacctgataattttttattagcttatgagatttttttgtttgtttatatagcTCCAGTCATCTTTGTCCAGGAAAAACTCCTTTTCCATTTGCAGACCCGACACCTCAGACTGAAACGGTACAACAGTGGTTTGGGAATCTGCAAATAAATGGTGAGTTTTTAATGGAGTATTTAATCAAGAATTAATTACTTGGACACTTACCAAGCATTGCAGTGTTGTAtatgagatttttaaagaaaatcattttcttgCTTGGTGCAGtagttcatgtctgtaatcccaacacttgtgaggccaaggcaggtggattgcttgaggccaggagttcaagaccagtttgggcacataacaagaccctgtatctacaaaaaataaaaaatcagttgagtgtagtggcatgtacctgtagtgccagctacttgagaaactaagccgggaggattgcctgagcccaggatttcaaggctgcagtgagctatgatcacactgcactccagcctgtgtgacaagagacagagaccctgtctcaaaaaaaaaaaaaaagcattggccaggtgtggtggctcatgcctgtaatcctagcactttgggaggccaagccaggcagatcacttgaggtcaggcgttcaagaccagcctggccaacatggtgaaaccccgtatctactaaaaatacaaaaattagctggacgtggtggcacacacctgtaatcccacctacttggatggctgaggcacaagaatcacttgaacccgggagacagaggttgcagtgagctgagatcacgccactgcactccagcctgggtgatagagtgagactctgtctcagaagaaaaaaaaagcactttcagtatgtctcaataaagctgtctTACAGTGTTTGAATATTTGCTATAAGTCCGCCACTGTCCTTAATGTTTAACATATATTAAGTTCTCACAAACATGAGGAAGATACTGTTATTATctccttacagatgaggaaactgggtaCACGTCTCAATTTGCCCAAGCTATGTGACCATTCAGTAGAGGAGCCAGGGTTCGAACATAAGTAGTCTGGCTCGGAGACTTTATTCTTAACCCCTGCTCTTGCAGCCACTCTATAATCAGCACCTTCTATCAGTGCccataaaataatcaaaagatgATTGACCTTACTTTTAAGTGGAAGCTGATAAGGACATTATAGGGTACCAGTGGGACCTCACACTAAAGTACAGAGCTACTAAAacctaaacatttttaaacagctGTCATCCAAGTCATTATGTTGTTTATAATACAGAGTTTGAAGGTTAAATAATGAACATGACAGATTCACAGAAGGTGAACTGGGAAATAATgatggaaaaaagaataaaaaagacatatGGAGGGGAGAAGATGATTTTTTACCAAGTATCGTATTGCCTCatagacaaaaagcaaataacaCAGCTGTAATTTAAGCAGAGAGTTGTATGTTATCTTGAGtctattcttcttttctttttttttaatgtatattattcTCAGAAGCCCAAAAGGAAATTAATCTTTTGTACTAATTGGAGATAATtcaggtttgttttttaaactataaaactgcCACATACTTAGTTTTTCACATCTGTTGTGTTTACAGATACTTATATTTAGTAACACAGACTTGTCTGAGATGGAGAAATAACCTTGTTTATAATAATCCAGTAGTGCTCCTGCAATTTTTCAGTATATTATTTGATACAAAATACTTTCTGTCATAATGAGAGTGGGGGGAAAGCAGTAAAaagtcatttaagaaaaaaactgtaaTTCAAATTTTTAGAGTGTAGCATTGAAAAATTGCCTTACCAAGTTTTATATAATCTAATCATTTGAAGCCTTTAAAAGATGCTGTTCTATATGTGAACTTTAAAaccatacaaaataaaaattggtaaaattaatgacttttaaaaaatgtgtgtgcaaGTACATTTGTAATGTTAAATATTACTGTTAAAGCTGTTCATATAGTGTTTTTGCTTTTAGTTGCATATTTTCATTAATTACAAGTATTTCTAAGTAAAGATGGGCTAGACAGTTCTTAGCTTAAAGAGagtaaatttatatatttttctcatgtaGAATGATTACTTGGGAACTCAAATCTGCTTTTGTTGCAGCATTGGCGATTGCATGCTTTAGGATTAATAGGTGACCATATAGTGACTGGTTTTTGCCttaattgaaaaattaattttatgttaatatcTTTTGTGTCTTAGTCTTAGGAATACTAAAGATATTTCTTCACAATCTGGTTTAAAATGTTCTTTCAAAGTCATGTCTTAAACTGCTTATTTGTTAGAAAATTATGagctcttattttgtttttttttactagatttcttttgtttaaaaaatgctattataATCAGAGTGACATTGTTTTGGGTCAACTTGAGTTTTTAGTTATTTACTAAATTGCTTCATTCTATGTATATTACAGCTCATTTAAGAAAAACTACTGGATATGACAGCATCAGCCCAAACCGGGATTTCCAGGGCCATCCAGATTTGCAGAAGGACACATCAAAAAATGCCTGGACTGatacaaaagtcaaaaagaaCTCTGATGCTTCTGATAATGCACATTCTGTAAAACAGCCAAATACCGTGAAATATATGACTGCACTTCACAGTAAACCTGAGATAATCCAACAAGAATGTGTTTTTGGCTCAGATCCTCTTTCTGAACAGAGCAAAACTAGGGGTATGGAGCCACCATTGGGTTATCAGAATCGTACATTAAGAAGCATTACATCTCCGTTGGTTGCTCACAGGTTAAAACCAatcagacagaaaacaaaaaaggctgtGGTATGTCTGTTATTTTCCTAAGTTACTACATAACATTTTACTTGAGAATACAAttcttgaaaacatattttttagtCCTCTGTAATGTCCTTGTACTTTGGGGTGTATACATGATGAACTttattaaagagaaaagagactGGGTGTTTATGGAAAAACAGCTCTTGTTTCCCTGTCTTCTTAAGAATAGTGAATTGATACTGATacgttttgaattttaaattattaatttaaagtagatttgaatgaaaaacattttaaaataatactggcTCTATGCTGGGTTAAAGATTATTTTGTTCACAATTCCAGTCAGTGAGCTAATATTATccttttgcttctatttttattgtttctaaatttaatcccatctcaatttttaaaaaactagaaaatataacttttatttttttagcatcTGGAACTAAAGAAAAGGCATATGCACATTTAAGTttagagtttaaaaattattgtatgtGAACTGAGAAtgctgtgtgtttttttaattctatcTTTATCCTGTTCTTTGTTCGCATTTTACTTCCCATTTCATCCTTGCCTTTGTTTGGCTTGCTATTATCTTTTCAAAGTCCTTATTCTCCACCCTACCTTCTGTTTGCTTTCTGCTCATTGATTATCATTTGACACTTCATTATACATTCTTACCTTTGCACCATATGGTTCACAGTTGTGCTCAAATATACCTCTGATCTGGACTGTTATAGTGAAGCAGCTATTTGATTTTGACTTCAATATTTGTTTCTGCCATGGTTAAGTACTCCTAAGTATTATGTATGTCAGAGCTGTTCtagtaaacaaaataattattactgatt includes the following:
- the PLK4 gene encoding serine/threonine-protein kinase PLK4 isoform X1, with translation MATCIGEKIEDFRVGNLLGKGSFAGVYRAESIHTGLEVAIKMIDKKAMYKAGMVQRVQNEVKIHCQLKHPSILELYNYFEDSNYVYLVLEMCHNGEMNRYLKNRVKPFSENEARHFMHQIITGMLYLHSHGILHRDLTLSNLLLTRNMNIKIADFGLATQLKMPHEKHYTLCGTPNYISPEIATRSAHGLESDVWSLGCMFYTLLIGRPPFDTDTVKNTLNKVVLADYEMPTFLSIEAKDLIHQLLRRNPADRLSLSSVLDHPFMSQNSSTKSKDLGTVEDSIDSGHATISTAITASSSTSISGSLFDKRRLLIGQPLPNKMTVFPKNKSSNDFSSSGDGSSFYTQWGNQETSNSGRGRVIQDAEERPHSRYLRRAYSSDRSGTSNSQSRAKTYTMERCHSAEMLSMSKRLGGGENEERYSPTNNNANIFNFFKEKTSSSSGSFERPDNNQALSSHLCPGKTPFPFADPTPQTETVQQWFGNLQINAHLRKTTGYDSISPNRDFQGHPDLQKDTSKNAWTDTKVKKNSDASDNAHSVKQPNTVKYMTALHSKPEIIQQECVFGSDPLSEQSKTRGMEPPLGYQNRTLRSITSPLVAHRLKPIRQKTKKAVVSILDSEEVCVELLKEYASQECVKEVLQISSDGNMITIYYPNDGKGFPLADRPPSPTDNISRYSFDNLPEKYWRKYQYASRFVQLVRSKSPKITYFTRYAKCILMENSPGADFEVWFYDGVKIHKTEDFIQVIEKTGKSYTLKSESEVNSLKEEMKMYMDHANEGHRICLALESIISEEERKTRSAPFFPIIIGRKPGSTSSPKALSPPPPVDSDYPTRDRASFNRMVMHSAASPSQAPIVNPSMVTNEGLGLTTTASGTDISSNSLKDCLPKSAQLLKSVFVKNVGWATQLTSGAVWVQFNDGSQLVVQAGVSSISYTSPNGQTTRYGENEKLPEYIKQKLQCLSSILLMFSNPTSNFH
- the PLK4 gene encoding serine/threonine-protein kinase PLK4 isoform X2; protein product: MYKAGMVQRVQNEVKIHCQLKHPSILELYNYFEDSNYVYLVLEMCHNGEMNRYLKNRVKPFSENEARHFMHQIITGMLYLHSHGILHRDLTLSNLLLTRNMNIKIADFGLATQLKMPHEKHYTLCGTPNYISPEIATRSAHGLESDVWSLGCMFYTLLIGRPPFDTDTVKNTLNKVVLADYEMPTFLSIEAKDLIHQLLRRNPADRLSLSSVLDHPFMSQNSSTKSKDLGTVEDSIDSGHATISTAITASSSTSISGSLFDKRRLLIGQPLPNKMTVFPKNKSSNDFSSSGDGSSFYTQWGNQETSNSGRGRVIQDAEERPHSRYLRRAYSSDRSGTSNSQSRAKTYTMERCHSAEMLSMSKRLGGGENEERYSPTNNNANIFNFFKEKTSSSSGSFERPDNNQALSSHLCPGKTPFPFADPTPQTETVQQWFGNLQINAHLRKTTGYDSISPNRDFQGHPDLQKDTSKNAWTDTKVKKNSDASDNAHSVKQPNTVKYMTALHSKPEIIQQECVFGSDPLSEQSKTRGMEPPLGYQNRTLRSITSPLVAHRLKPIRQKTKKAVVSILDSEEVCVELLKEYASQECVKEVLQISSDGNMITIYYPNDGKGFPLADRPPSPTDNISRYSFDNLPEKYWRKYQYASRFVQLVRSKSPKITYFTRYAKCILMENSPGADFEVWFYDGVKIHKTEDFIQVIEKTGKSYTLKSESEVNSLKEEMKMYMDHANEGHRICLALESIISEEERKTRSAPFFPIIIGRKPGSTSSPKALSPPPPVDSDYPTRDRASFNRMVMHSAASPSQAPIVNPSMVTNEGLGLTTTASGTDISSNSLKDCLPKSAQLLKSVFVKNVGWATQLTSGAVWVQFNDGSQLVVQAGVSSISYTSPNGQTTRYGENEKLPEYIKQKLQCLSSILLMFSNPTSNFH
- the PLK4 gene encoding serine/threonine-protein kinase PLK4 isoform X3; this encodes MHQIITGMLYLHSHGILHRDLTLSNLLLTRNMNIKIADFGLATQLKMPHEKHYTLCGTPNYISPEIATRSAHGLESDVWSLGCMFYTLLIGRPPFDTDTVKNTLNKVVLADYEMPTFLSIEAKDLIHQLLRRNPADRLSLSSVLDHPFMSQNSSTKSKDLGTVEDSIDSGHATISTAITASSSTSISGSLFDKRRLLIGQPLPNKMTVFPKNKSSNDFSSSGDGSSFYTQWGNQETSNSGRGRVIQDAEERPHSRYLRRAYSSDRSGTSNSQSRAKTYTMERCHSAEMLSMSKRLGGGENEERYSPTNNNANIFNFFKEKTSSSSGSFERPDNNQALSSHLCPGKTPFPFADPTPQTETVQQWFGNLQINAHLRKTTGYDSISPNRDFQGHPDLQKDTSKNAWTDTKVKKNSDASDNAHSVKQPNTVKYMTALHSKPEIIQQECVFGSDPLSEQSKTRGMEPPLGYQNRTLRSITSPLVAHRLKPIRQKTKKAVVSILDSEEVCVELLKEYASQECVKEVLQISSDGNMITIYYPNDGKGFPLADRPPSPTDNISRYSFDNLPEKYWRKYQYASRFVQLVRSKSPKITYFTRYAKCILMENSPGADFEVWFYDGVKIHKTEDFIQVIEKTGKSYTLKSESEVNSLKEEMKMYMDHANEGHRICLALESIISEEERKTRSAPFFPIIIGRKPGSTSSPKALSPPPPVDSDYPTRDRASFNRMVMHSAASPSQAPIVNPSMVTNEGLGLTTTASGTDISSNSLKDCLPKSAQLLKSVFVKNVGWATQLTSGAVWVQFNDGSQLVVQAGVSSISYTSPNGQTTRYGENEKLPEYIKQKLQCLSSILLMFSNPTSNFH